ATTGTTTCTCCTGCAACTTGGTTACCCAACGTTCGCTGGCCCGGCGACGTGCATTGGAGAATATGTTATCACTACCGCTGCTGCTCATCTCCGCATCATTGATTGAAGTAGCGTTGACTGAAGTAGTGTTGGTTAAAGAAGTGTTGGTTAAGGCAGTGTTAGTTAAAGTAGTGTTGGTTAAAGTAGTGTTGGTTAAAGCACAGTTGGTTAAATTGTTGATTGAAGTAGTAGGTAAAATAGTGTTGATTAAAACAGTGTTGTTCAAACTATTTTTGATAGTATTACTGTTGTTGGAAATATTGTTGATTAAGGTAGTGTTGGTTAAAGTAGTATTGTTTAAACTCTTGTTTATAGAAGTATTGTtgttggaaatatttttgattaaggTAGTGTTGGTTAAAGTATTGTTGATTGAAGTATTGTGGATTGAAGAATTCTTATTCATCTGTGGCGGCATAGTATTGGGAATGCTGTCGAGGAACTTCATGTACGAATGTACCGGTGGCTTGGGACGCCACGTTGTTGATGCCACACGTGGAGCGCCAAGTGCTGGATGTCGTGGGGTCTTCGATAAGCAATCCTTTAGCTGTGACTCCCCCAGATCCCTGCGACTGCTCTCATTACGAAATTCGTAGACCAAATCATAGATACGTTGTATGGCCAAATCAACGGTGGCCACATTTTGTGCGGTCACCGTAATGCTGCCAGTCGCGAAGATCTTGAGCGTGGCAATCGGATCAGTCATGCGATAAGTGACACCCGGATGCAGTTCCGGCTCGTAGCTGGCTTGGTTGCGATGATGCTCCGAGAACTGCACAATGCGAATGGCCCAGGGCATGGTGCAAGTGCCCAACACATTGTAGATGCGAAAATTATGAAAGCCCACGGGAAATCCCAGTTTCTGCAAACATCGAGCATAGCGACGAGCGGCAATCCTGGCATCCTCCTCCGATGTGGCACCTGTGCAGGTAATTCGCCCCGAGGACCATATCGACGCCGTGGTATAAGGACGACGCAAACGCATCGTGAGCATGGAATTCTCTCGCCTGTACTCTACATTGACGCCAGTTAAAGCAATATCGTGCAGATTGAGATGACACTTCACACTGAAGGAACACACGACATTGTTGATGACAATGTCCAGCTCTGCtttgccatcatcatcaccaatTGCATTCTGCTTGTCTACTATTTCAGACTCTTGCTCCTGAGACACGTTCAACAAATTGTTCACTTCTAAAGACATTTTATATTCCCAATaagacaacaaattgtttcTAAGAAAAGCGATTGTAAtcaataaaacacaattttttcaatacaatacaaaCTTCTCCGACACTGTCTCCAACTCAAATGACACAATAACAGAAAACCTAATTTGAGGAGCCCCCTCAAAACGTCAAAGCATAAATGTCAAAAACATGGTTACTACAATTCAGAGCTGATTATTTTACTTGAAAAATacttctttaaatatactgaaagtatCTACAAtaggtatatttcaaattttgttgtctTCAACGTATTTAGTTGTAATAAATACCTTTAATGATATAATTTTATCATGTTGGTTCTACATTTGGTTATGACTTTAAGTCATTATGCTAAATTTCAACATAATAAtcttatcaaaatatatacatatgtatatacatatatttataatgttatGAACccttaaatcaaaaatataaaatagcaTTCCCATGGGAAacatagcaaataaataaatttctgaaCATAATggtaaataagaaaaatacttCGTCAACGCTGCAAGTAAAAAgcgatataaaaataataaaataaacaagtaaaacTTGATAATGACGGCGAGTCTAGACGATGTTTATAATAGAGGGGTAGAGAAAGGGGTTCAAAGTACGCGTCATTATTGATTTTCAAGTAAAAGTCGCAACATGCGAATTTGCAAAAATCCACACAAAGAAATCTGAATCATCCGGCACATTTAAAATCCACTAAAGATAAATCTGAAATACCTATGAGCTTAATAATGCCAAATATGCGTCAGCTAAGAAATCTAACGGAAATTATCATAGATTGTTATACTATTAATAGTATTAACATTAAAGAAGATAATGTCAACCCCATGGTGAAGTGCATTTAAAGTGCATGATCCACTGATAAGCTTGTCTCCTCAAGTGTTAaacacttttcttttcttttaggGGACTAGGTCAACTtttatcaaaatcaaattccaCTTGAAATAAGCTTTACCAATGCCTTATCTCTGAGGGTCTGGAGGAAGCAAAAAGAAGCGTGCAAGGGAAATGTAAACAACTATGAATGAATGAGATAATGATGGATTGTGTGTgaatattatcattatttatgcatttattagaAGCAAACCCACTTGCTCGAAATTAAAAGCTGCGTCGTAGTGTTGCAATTGAAGTGTgttaatgaatttataaatagagCAGCACAACAGCTGCATAAACACATCAAGTGAAAGCGAAAGTGGGAAAAGGgtagaagaagaaagaaaggaACAGAAACGATTGTAAACGAGGGTCGctgaaaatgttaaattataaacaacaacaagcttaCGAACAACAATAGATTCGATCTCCTTTCTTgtaaaaatgaagaaaaatcatatcttttgaaaaatatgatGGATTTCATTTTCAGACAATCTATcctttatcatatttattatcaattgtACATAAGTTTAAAATTCCCAAATATTATACTagataaaacatttttaactatttaagtAAAAGTTGTTAtagaaattcttaaaaataatatatttaaaaaagctAGACTACAACCAACAGGAAACATCTTTCCGCCACAAATAGAAATGATCGATTATGGCATAAATTTATAGCAAGTCTGCATTTCAAGAATAAACAGACCAAACGGGTCCCACatgaattataataaaaatataaatacaaatgtatgtttgtatttaacaaaataaatgcatgaaaaaaaaaacaacaaaattccaGAGCTTTCCATATGAGAGAACAATTCATATATAACATTCGCAGATATGCCAACAAATTGCCAAGAATTTATTCAAAGCGAAAACaactgctctctctctctctctctctctcgctcttttgtgtatatatgtgtgcatTTAGTTGACGATTAAATCtaccaaaaaagaaacaataaataaataactaaaataaaacaaagttcaacacaaacgaaaacgaaaccgGCCGAAGACTGGTGAGCAATGAAATTGGAGGAAGAGGAAAAGTTACGAGAAGGCTAGAATACCGTACatgaataaagaaaaaaatcaaatggcggcattgttatagttgttgtttgcttttcacacttcagttactgttgttgttgttttagcaGTAGCCGCTGACACtagtaaaatttgtttgcattgtaaaacacacacacacacgcgtgcAAACGCACAGAGTCAAGCGTCAAGAGCAGCTGGAGGCGATTCAATGAACAATGCTAGCGACGGCGAGGCTATCAATTTATCGCATGATAGAAAAATCTCAGCCGGCACAGGAATGTTGTTGCTCTATGCAGCAATCGATTGAATTCGCAACACAAACAGCTAGCACTTAAAAAAGTAGTGGTCGAAAAGAGTTACGTGTTGCTGGTTCTGACCAATTAGCATTACCCAAcgtgtgtaaataaaattgatgttTTTTAATTCTAGTTGCTAGGTAAAGTAAAAGAGACAGTAAATATAAGTAA
This window of the Drosophila albomicans strain 15112-1751.03 chromosome 2L, ASM965048v2, whole genome shotgun sequence genome carries:
- the LOC117566189 gene encoding uncharacterized protein LOC117566189, whose amino-acid sequence is MSLEVNNLLNVSQEQESEIVDKQNAIGDDDGKAELDIVINNVVCSFSVKCHLNLHDIALTGVNVEYRRENSMLTMRLRRPYTTASIWSSGRITCTGATSEEDARIAARRYARCLQKLGFPVGFHNFRIYNVLGTCTMPWAIRIVQFSEHHRNQASYEPELHPGVTYRMTDPIATLKIFATGSITVTAQNVATVDLAIQRIYDLVYEFRNESSRRDLGESQLKDCLSKTPRHPALGAPRVASTTWRPKPPVHSYMKFLDSIPNTMPPQMNKNSSIHNTSINNTLTNTTLIKNISNNNTSINKSLNNTTLTNTTLINNISNNSNTIKNSLNNTVLINTILPTTSINNLTNCALTNTTLTNTTLTNTALTNTSLTNTTSVNATSINDAEMSSSGSDNIFSNARRRASERWVTKLQEKQSRLTDPSSFANTTALPASRSVPQTTKKPLLPHNKQLNSNNLRRPKALPRSASILPPIPTRRTTIAAPIATRKKPAAVSVPSNIQLVETANSEEVAEDEINWQM